The genomic stretch TATTCCTCATTTTTGCCGAGTAATCTCCTTTTACAATCTCTTCCATAAAGAAAACATATGTACCAGAAGTACTTTGTCTCCCATAAAGTGTAATTTTTTGGTCTTTTCCACCCACCTCTTTCCAATTGGTAATTTCACCTTTGTAAATTCTACTTACTTGTTCTATAGTTAATTTCAATATAGGATTATCTTCATTTACAATAACTGATAACATGTCTCTCGCAATTATAAATTCCCAAGGCTTTATTCCTCTTTCCTCAGCTTGTTTTAATTCCTTTTCTTTAATGGATCTTGAAGCAACAGCAATATCAATTTCATCATTGATTAATGCGGCGATACCTCCTCCTGAACCACCACCTGTAACAGATATTCTTGCAGTAGGTTTAACTTCCGTGTAAGCTTCAGCTAAATTAGAAACTAACTGTAATAATGTATCAGACCCCTTTATTTCTATATCTTCTATATTTTTTACAATCTCTCCAGTAATCCTGCTTTGGTTAGTGCACCCAACAGCTACAACAACCAAAAATAATATAACCATTAAATAAATATATCTCATTTTTTCACCTCTATTATTTTTCTTTAAATTCTTCCGCTCTATTGTTGAAATCTACCCATTTAATTTCCTCTTCTTTCTCGCACATTTTTATCACATAAACTATATTGTAAGGGGGGATTATATAGTTATGCTACATAAACTATATAGTAATAGAAAATTTTATATAGTTGTTATCTTTAGAGGATAATATGCACAGAAGAAAAATACAATTAATTGCTGGAACAACCTACTCAGTATCATTACCAAAAGAATGGATTAGGAAAAATAATTTAAAAGAAAAAAATGAAATTTCCATCTATGAAAAAAATAATAGAACTTTAGTTATATCTCCACATACAATTGAAGAAAAAAAACTAAATGACATTTCCTTGGATATTGATAAATATGCTTCTAATATTGACCAGGTACTATTTGGGGTATATTATTTAGGAATTGAAAATATAAGCTTATTTTCTAAAAAGAAATTAACAAAAGATGTCAAAACAAGAATTAGAAAAACAATAACCCATATGAGCGGTACTGAAATAACCTATGAAGATAAACAAAAAATTATAATAAAGGTATTATTAGATAAATCAAAAGTGGACGTCTTTCAAGTATTATACAGAATAAATTTAATTATTGAATCATCTATTTCAAATATCCTAGAACAATTAAACATTAATGAAATAAAAATAAATGAGAATGAAATTGACAGATTATATCACCTAATAGCAAAAATTGTTTTACTATCACTAGTAAATACAAATATTTTATATTCATCTAAAATAAAGAACGTGTCTTTAATCCCAGATTATTTTTTGATAAGTAAAAGATTAGAGAACATAGGAGACAGTATTAACCATCTTTCAGAATATTTGCATAAAACTAAAGTTAAGTTTGAAAATAAAAAGGAAATATTAAATTTTGTTAAAACTGAACTTGACAGAAGTATAACACATATCATGGGTAGTCCTCCCAAAATTTTTGAAAAAATAGATTTTGATAATCTAAGAATAATAAATAATTATATTTCAAAATTAAAAGACAAAACCATTCAAAATTACTTAGAAGACATAATTAGATATGTTGTTGATATAGAAGAAGAAATAGTCAATATATCATTTTATAATCAATTAATTCACGAGGGTGTTCTATAAACAATAATTACAAAATTTTCCGCCACTGACTCTAATGTTTTGTCTGCTTCGCAGTAATCTATAATACGGTTTATAATAAAAAACTACTGCACCTATCTGATTTTCGGCAGTAAGAAAACTCTAAAATAGTAGACAGTCTTTGTTGTCCGTCAATCACTTCAAGTTTGATTTAGCTTTCAGTTAACCTTATTCTTCTTAAAACTATTTTTGAAATATAATATTGCCTACATATACTCTCCAATAACTGTAATTTCAGCTCATTGCTCCAAACCCCCTAATGTCTTTGATATGGCGGTCTAAAAATAAATCTATTGGGATATATACGAATATTTATTAATTTTAGTTTTTTTTGTTTAACAATATATTCTTCTTTAAGTGCAAACATTCTATTATCACTAAATAAAATAAAAATAAATCTTTATCAATATTACAGTTTTAAGTTTTTTTGCCATTTATTCTTATTCTTGATATTACGCTTCGCTTTTTCTATTTAACACAGGTCCACAGTCCTTCGGAGAAAAGTTTAAGTTAAATGGTTTGCGTGAGAAACCCCCAGCTTTAGCTGGATTTATTTAGGAGATATGTTATTTAATTTAAAATCGGGGTTTTATAAACTTTCAATACTAACAATATCATCAATCTCCTCTTGGGATATGCTGCAACCGCCCAGTTTAAGCGCCCAAAGTATTGCAGTTAATAATTCTTTTTTTGGCGCAGTCATATCATGTGGAATATAATTTTTAAATAATCCTAATTCAAATGCTCTTGTAGCTATATCAACAGACCTGATAACTTTTAAACTTTTTACCAAACGATTAAATTGAGTTAAACTCTTATAGTTTATTTCAATATTTGTTCTCATTTTTTTTTGCAATATCTTTTGGAGAACTAAAGGGGACTCAATTACAAGCCGCATTGTGCGTTCATCAATAACAACCGCATCAGCTTTAATCTGAAGCGCAACTGCGATAGTTTCAACTTCACCGAGCTGAACAATTGCCAAATATTGTCCTCTGGCGCGAAATATGCTATTGATCAATTCTGCAAGCTTGTTAGTATCTTCTCTTACATGTTTTTTATAAACTTTTAATGTTCTATTCCTTAAATATGTTAAAGTGTGCAATGCCTCAAATTTAAACTTTTTACCTTCAATGGGCCGATCAATTAATTCATATTTGATGGATTCAGGGATATAAAATTCTCCATCAAACCTTTTTTTTAAAATTTTTAATACCCACAACATACTATTTGTCGCAAGAGAGATAATTGGTCCTGCATCAAACACCAAAATTTTCATTGGAACAAATCCCTCACCAATTTTATCCTTTCTTTCACCGGTATTCCTTCGTATTCAGTGTCAGCAATTTTGGTTTTACCTACATAATTCATAAGTTCCCACCGGCTTATATTTAACATGTCAGCAACTCTTGCTAAAGAAATTCCTTGCGCAAATATTCTTGAACCTTTCTGTATCTTGGCCTTATCTAATACTTGTTCAATGAACATTTTCAATCTTGAATCCATTTGTTTAATTATTGTAAAAATATCTTTTATACAGATTCTATAATTATCAATATCATTCTTCATTAACGAATCTTTGGCGCGTTCAACGAGCTTAAACACCTTATCGTATAATTTTTCATTCTGAAACCCTCTTTCCAATACTTTGGCAAATGAATATACCAAGACCCCTATAGAAATAGAATCCTGATCCTGAAAAATAGAAGCATTTCCAATTGTTGCATCGCTTAAATGTTTAAGTTCAATGATATCCCTAATATCTTTTTTCCTAAGAATATCTACAACTTTTTCAAGAATGACTAATACTTCTTTTTTTATTTCAGTCTGCATTGTTTATTTTAAGAAATCAAAATATATAAACTTTAGGGTTGTTTGGTCTTGTCCAGAAAGTCTATTGTCTGTATATTAGTATTTAAAACTAAACTTAAAATATGCAAGAACCCTCTTGTTCATCTAATGAAAATAAAATCCAGAAAAGTGGCTATCCTCAACAATAAATGAGGAAGAATTACCCCGTTTTCCAAAACGGATTTTCTAAAATAAAATATACCTATTTACCAGATTATATTATTTTTTAAATAAAAAGCCCTTGCTCCCTCTTTCATAAAATAGTGGGGAGGCGATTGCGAGAGCAAGGGATGGAAGTTGGATTTTAAAACCGATTTTTTAGTATAATAGCTCTATTCCTAATTCTTTTGAAAGTCTTTGTGTTTCATTATTGGACCGTTTCGGGTCAATTTTACCAAGTATCCATGGCGAATGCACGCCTGTAATAATTGTCATCACAGTTAATTTACCTTTCATGTTCTCTTCAATTCTTGCTCCCCAGATAACATTTGCATCATCGTCTAATGCTGAAGTTATTTTTTCTCCAATTTTGTTAATTTCTTCAAGCGTCATATCCGGTCCGCCAATTACGTGTATTAATGCTCCAGTTGCACCTTCATAACTAAT from Candidatus Woesearchaeota archaeon encodes the following:
- a CDS encoding phosphate uptake regulator PhoU, whose product is MHRRKIQLIAGTTYSVSLPKEWIRKNNLKEKNEISIYEKNNRTLVISPHTIEEKKLNDISLDIDKYASNIDQVLFGVYYLGIENISLFSKKKLTKDVKTRIRKTITHMSGTEITYEDKQKIIIKVLLDKSKVDVFQVLYRINLIIESSISNILEQLNINEIKINENEIDRLYHLIAKIVLLSLVNTNILYSSKIKNVSLIPDYFLISKRLENIGDSINHLSEYLHKTKVKFENKKEILNFVKTELDRSITHIMGSPPKIFEKIDFDNLRIINNYISKLKDKTIQNYLEDIIRYVVDIEEEIVNISFYNQLIHEGVL
- a CDS encoding PstS family phosphate ABC transporter substrate-binding protein gives rise to the protein MRYIYLMVILFLVVVAVGCTNQSRITGEIVKNIEDIEIKGSDTLLQLVSNLAEAYTEVKPTARISVTGGGSGGGIAALINDEIDIAVASRSIKEKELKQAEERGIKPWEFIIARDMLSVIVNEDNPILKLTIEQVSRIYKGEITNWKEVGGKDQKITLYGRQSTSGTYVFFMEEIVKGDYSAKMRNMEGNQAILDAVKQDQTGVGYVGIGYIVDEKGNQVSGIKIIKIAKDEGSIYVSPLEESTHSEYPASRPLFQYLSKKLTKDSAIYNFLMFELSNEGQKIVKKSGFVPIIAEDREHNNELFD